The following are encoded together in the Thermothelomyces thermophilus ATCC 42464 chromosome 3, complete sequence genome:
- a CDS encoding GMC oxidoreductase-like protein, giving the protein MELLRVSLAAVALSPLILFGVAAAHPTARSIARSTILDGADGLLPEYDYIIIGGGTSGLTVADRLTENRKHSVLVLERGIFQNSSSVTTISGGSRGLFDPSLTFNINSVPQAGLDNRSIAVIGGLILGGSSGVNGLQVLRGQREDYDRWGSYFGPNSDWSWKGLLPYFKKAWNFHPPRPELVSQFDIKYDPSYWGNTSDVHASFPTTFWPVLKLEMAAFGDIPGVEYPPDSASGETGAYWHPASVDPATVLRSFARPAHWDNIEAARPNYHTLTGQRVLKVAFDGNRATSVVFVPANATDHSTARSVKAKKEIVLAAGAIHTPQILQASGVGPKQVLKEAGVPLVVDAPGVGSNFQDQPYVVAPTFNFTKFPFHPDFYDMILNQTFIAEAQAQFEKDRTGPHTIASGYCGSWLPLQIIAPNSWKDIARRYESQDPAAYLPAGTDETVIEGYRAQQKALARSMRSKQSAMYNFFLRGGYEEGSVVYLHPTSRGTVRINRSDPFFSPPEVDYRALSNPTDLEVLLEFTPFTRRYFLETRLKSLDPVELSPGANVTAPADIEAWLRSVMIPSSFHPIGTAAMLPRHLGGVVDENLLVYGVEGLSVVDASVMPDLPGSYTQQTVYAIAEKAADLIKSRA; this is encoded by the exons ATGGAGCTGCTTCGAGTCTCCCTCGCCGCTGTTGCACTCTCCCCATTAATATTATTCGGCGTTGCAGCCGCCCACCCTACCGCCCGATCCATTGCCCGCTCCACGATTCTTGACGGAGCCGATGGCCTTCTTCCGGAGTATGACTACATCATCATCGGGGGCGGCACGTCCGGATTGACTGTCGCCGACAGACTCACGGAGAATAGAAAGC ATTCTGTTCTTGTTTTGGAAAGAGGCATTTTCC agaactctAGCTCGGTGACCACCATTTCTGGGGGAAGCAGAGGCCTCTTCGATCCAAGTCTGACCTTCAACATCAACTCCGTTCCCCAAGCTGGGCTGGACAACCGCAGCATTGCCGTCATTGGCGGGTTGATCCTCGGCGGCAGCTCCGGCGTCAACGGGCTTCAAGTCCTCCGTGGACAAAGAGAAGACTATGACCGCTGGGGATCGTACTTTGGGCCAAACTCTGACTGGAGTTGGAAAGGTCTCCTGCCGTATTTCAAGAAG GCATGGAATTTCCATCCGCCCAGGCCAGAGCTGGTCAGTCAGTTCGACATCAAGTACGACCCCAGCTACTGGGGCAACACGTCTGACGTGCACGCATCTTTCCCAACCACTTTCTGGCCGGTGCTCA AATTGGAGATGGCTGCATTTGGTGACATCCCTGGGGTCGAATATCCGCCCGACTCTGCTTCTGGCGAGACCGGGGCGTATTGGCACCCAGCGTCCGTTGACCCAGCGACAGTCCTCCGCTCCTTCGCTCGGCCCGCGCATTGGGACAACATTGAGGCGGCACGTCCCAATTACCACACCCTGACCGGGCAACGCGTATTGAAGGTCGCATTTGATGGCAATCGAGCGACCAGCGTCGTCTTCGTGCCGGCGAATGCAACGGATCACAGCACTGCCAGGTCCGTGAAGGCCAAGAAGGAGATCGTCTtggccgccggcgccatTCACACGCCCCAAATCCTACAGGCGAGCGGAGTAGGGCCGAAGCAGGTCCTGAAGGAAGCAGGCGTGCCGCTTGTCGTTGACGCTCCCGGTGTCGGCAGCAATTTCCAAGACCAGCCGTATGTGGTTGCTCCCACCTTCAATT TTACCAAGTTCCCCTTCCACCCGGACTTCTACGACATGATTCTGAACCAGACTTTTATCGCCGAGGCTCAGGCCCAGTTTGAAAAGGACCGTACCGGACCTCACACCATCGCATCCGGCTATTGCGGCAGCTGGCTCCCCCTCCAGATCATTGCCCCAAATTCGTGGAAGGACATCGCTAGGCGGTACGAATCCCAAGACCCAGCCGCCTACCTCCCCGCCGGCACCGATGAGACCGTCATCGAGGGGTACAGGGCGCAGCAGAAAGCACTAGCGAGGTCCATGAGGAGCAAGCAATCGGCAATGTATAACTTCTTCCTGAGGGGCGGCTACGAAGAGGGTTCTGTCGTCTACTTGCACCCAACCAGCCGTGGCACCGTTCGCATCAACCGATCCGACCCCTTCTTCTCGCCGCCCGAGGTCGACTACAGGGCACTGAGCAACCCTACCGACCTGGAGGTCCTGCTCGAATTCACTCCCTTCACCCGCAGGTACTTCTTGGAGACGAGGTTGAAGTCCCTCGACCCGGTCGAGCTGTCGCCCGGTGCCAACGTCACGGCGCCCGCCGACATCGAGGCCTGGCTTCGCAGCGTCATGATCCCGTCCTCCTTCCATCCCATCGGCACGGCCGCCATGTTGCCTAGGCACCTCGGTGGTGTCGTGGACGAGAACCTTCTGGTGTACGGGGTCGAAGGCTTGAGTGTCGTCGACGCCAGCGTCATGCCCGACTTGCCGGGCTCATACACGCAGCAGACCGTGTATGCTATTGCTGAGAAG GCCGCGGATCTCATTAAGAGCAGGGCTTGA